The Candidatus Binatia bacterium genome segment GTCTTCGATCTTCTGGTGCTTGCGGACGCCGTTGAAGCCCATCGCCTTCGCCAGCTCGACGTCCTTTCGGAGCGCCTCCACGCTGGGCGCGGTGAGGCCGGATCCGGGCCAGTAGCCCTGGTCGAGGACCATCTGGAGCGGATAGGGACGCCCGTTCAGGAGCACCGTCCGCCCCTCGGTCGTGATCGATCGAAGCGCCGTGTAGCTGTCCACGCGGTCGATCACCCGTCCCGTCGCGTCGATCAGCTGGAGCCGCGCGTCGATCAGGGTCGGCGAGTGGGGACTCCAGAGAAGCGCGTTCCGGTAGTCGTCGATCCCCGGGTCGGAGAAGGCGATCTTGCGGTTCACCTCTCCCGAGACGACCGCGTACATGTCGTCGGCGATCAGCAGGTCGTTCGCGCGCATCTCGACGCGCAGGCGCAGGTCGTCGCGGGACCGCCCGTCGATCCGCGCCTCCAGGCCGATCTCCCAGCGCTCGAGATTGGGAGTCCAGCGGAGCGAGTCGATCGAGGTCTCCGGGACGCGCTCCAGCCACACGCTCTGCCAGATGCCTGACGTGCGCGGATACCAGATCGAGTGCGGCTCGCGCTCCCAGTCCTGCTTGCCGCGCGGCTTGGCCAGATCGTGAGGGTCGTCGTGGGCGCGCACCACGATCGTGACCGGTGCGTGGGCGGCGAACTCGGTGAGGTCGGCGACGAAGGGGGTGTAGCCTCCCTCGTGGAAGGCGACGCGGCAGCCGTTCGCCCAGATGGAGGCGGCGTAGTCCACGGCGTTGAAGTGGAGGAGGAGGCGCTCGCCGGGGTCCAGCTTCGGGACCTCCAGCGTGCGCCGGTACCAGCAGGCTTCGTGAAATCCGTCGTCGCCGATCCCGCTGGCCGGAGCCTCCGGCGCGAACGGGACCTCGATCGTGCCGCTCCAGCGGACGTCCTCCGGCATCTCCCAGACCGCGGTCGTCTCCAGCGCGAACTCCCACGGACCGTCGAGCGAGCGCCACCACGGACGCCGCCGCTGCGGGCGTGGGTGCGCCGCGATCTCGTCCCGCTCGTTCACGCGCTCAGAGCGTCATCGGCGCCCGCTCGGTCCCCGGCGCCGGCCGCCCCGGCCGCCGGGTCAGCGCCCGGCGCTCCTCGCGCCGTTCGCAGGCCTTCAGCGCGGCGTTCCTTCCCGCGATGAAGGCATGGTCCGAGTTGTAGTACTCCCATTCACTGAAGCGTCCCGCGAGGAAGATGTCGCGTTCCAGGAGCCAGGCGCGGATGTGCTCCACCCGCTCCCTGCGCTCATGGTCGTAGATGACGTAGGCGTACGGCAGGTCGGCCTGGCACGCCGTCCAGATCGGATCCTCGTCGCCGATCAGCCCCACCCTGCGGCAGTCCGCGATGCAGCGCTCCGTGAGCGCCTCGCCGTCGGCCGGAAGTGGGTGATCGCCGGAATAGGTGATCTCGCAGGTGAGGCCGAACCCTCCCGGCGGGTTGCAGTGGGGACTGGCATTTCCCTGCACGAAGATCCGGTGGAACACCGTGTCCTCGGGATAATAGATCCAGTGCTTCTCGGTCAGGTCGGGCCGTCCGACGCCGAGATTCACGCAGCGCACGGAGAGATGGCGGAGCCCGGCGGCCGCGTCGCGCACCGCCGACGGAGCCTCGGGTCCCAGGAGGCGCACCAGGCGCGGCAACGGAATCGTGCTGATCAGGGTCTCGTACTCCAGCGTCGAGCCGTCGCTGAGCCAGGCCATGCGCTTCGAGGGGCAGAGCCGAACCGCCTCGGTCTCGAGGCGCAGATCGGCGCGGAGCCGCGGCAGGAATCCATCCATCAGCGCCTGGAACCCCCCGCGCAGCGGATAGCCGAACCGCGCGTTGGGGCCCATCGGCTTCGGCACCGGCGAGAGCGCCCCGTCGATCATCTCCTCGAGATCGGGGAGCGGCACGCGGCCACCCAGCCAGGACGTCTCCATCTGATCCAGCGGCACCTTCCAGAGCTTCCGGTTGTACGGAATCGCGAAGTGCTTCGCGATGCCCGAGCCCCACACGCGATAGATGAACTCCTCGAAGCTCCGGGGCTCCGTCCATGGCGCGCCTTCGGCCGCCGCGAGCGCCTCGGGCGCGGCGAGCGGCGCCTCGGCTTCCAGGATCCCGTCGGCGCAGCAGTCCTTCACGTCGCCGCCGGTCAGCCGCCCGTGGCCGTTCGCATGGCCGTTCGCGTGGCCGTTCACGTGGCCGTTCGCGTGCCCGTTGCCATGCCCGTTTGAATGACCGTTCCCGTTCGCATGGCCGTTGCCGTTCCCCTCCGCCGCGGCGCACGTCATCGGCTTCAGCGTCTTCGCATCGGGGGGCCTCAAGGGGCCGAAGCGAGCCTCGATCGCGCCGACCAGGCACTCTTTGATGACCTGGTTCGGCAAGCCGTAGAGCGCGCCCTGAAACGGATACCGGGTGTGGACGCCCTTGCTGTAGATCCAGGCCTCCCGCTCCTGCCAATGGACGTTGTCCCCGAGGAGGAGGCGGTAGAGGTCGTGCACGTAGGGATCGTTGGAGAACATGATGTGGCCGGCGTGATCGAAGGTGAAACCGCCGGAGACGATCGAGCGGCAGCAGCCGCCCACCCTCGATTCGCGCTCCACCAGGACCGCCTCGTCGCCCAGCGTCAGAGCGGCCGAGAGTCCGGTGGGCCCGGCTCCCAGAACGACCGCGGTGCGGGGCGTCACGCGATCGACCTCGCGGAGGCCGCCGGGTAGGCCGGCGCCTCGCGGTGGGTCGAATCGCCGGCAACCCGGCGAAGAATGGCGTCCATCCGATCCACCGTCTCGTCCCAGGACGTGCCGGCGAGCACCTCGCGGGCCCTCGCGCGCCGTGACGCCCGCTCGGCCTCGCTCTGGGCGAGCGCGCGCTCGCACGCTTCGAGGAACCCTTCCGGTCCGTCCCCCAGGAACACGATGTCGCGGTAGGGCTCCGCCACGTCCTCGATCGACGTGCTGACGATGGGACGGTCGGCCGCCATGTACTCGAGCACTTTGGTCGGGCTGATGAACCGCGTCGCCTCGTTCTTCGCGAACGGCATGAGGCAGACGTCCCATCCCGCCAGGTAGCCGGGCAGATCGTGGTAGGGCTGCTGCCCCATGTATCGGAGGTTGGCTCCCCACGGGAGCGCCGAGCGATCGATCTTCGCGACCGGGCCGACCATCACGAACGTCCACTCGGGCCGCTCGGCGGCCAGGTGGCGCAGGATGTCCAGGTCCATGCGCTCGTCGATCACCCCGAAGAAGCCGAAGCGCGGGCGCGGGAGGCGGGCCTGCGCGCGCACCTCCGGAACCGAGGCGGCGCTCGCGAAGTGCTTCACGTCGACGCTGCTCGGGAAGCAATGGACGTAGGGATGGAGCCGCTGCTTCGCGCGATAGAGGCTGGGCCCGCCCGTGAAGACGGCGTCGGCGCACTCGAACAGCTCCTGCTCGCGCTCCCGGATTCCGGCGGGAGCGTGGAGGAAGTGCGAGAGCTCGTCCATGCAGTCGTAGATGATCGCCGTGGGTTGCAGCCCCTGCGCCACCGACACCGCCATCGGAGTGTAGAGCCAGGCCGCGAAGCGCTCGTAGCCCTCGCGCTCCAGGAACCGGGCGAGCTGCGCGCTCAGGATCCGCTCCTGGCGCGGGCCGAACCCCGGGCCCTCGACCGGGAGATGCGGCTGGACGACGCGAACGCGGGGAGCGACGCGCATGACTTCGAGCCCCGCGACGGCGCCGTTGGTCACCGGCTCTTCCACGAAGAGGATGTCCCGGCGCTGGGCCAGGCGGGTCATGATGTGATGCGGCCGCTGGAACACCGAGTTCCAGCGCAGGTGCGAAAAGACGACGACGGGGGTGTATTCCATGGACGCGATCTCCGGCGAAACGAATCCCGATTGCGGGTGTGGCCCGGGTGCAGATGCCGTCGACCGGCAGCAGCTTCCATGCCACGCCGAAAGGCGGGAGATCGCGCTATTTTCGTGAGTTCCGCGAAGGGACGGCGATGGCCGAAGCGCGCCGGACCGAAGGGCTTACAAAAGCGTGGCGGTCTTTACACGCCGGCGCGCTTCGCGGTACCACCCTTGCTGCTCTCGAGAAACGGGCTCCCGGCTAGGGAGTCCTGGCGAGCGCTTCGATGCGATCCTGCGCCTGCCCCAGCGCCGCGAGCAGCGCGCGCGAGCAGTCCTGGATCTGGACCAGATCGCGGACGCGGTCGCTCGTGAGCACGGGGTCGGCCGCCAGGCGCCCCAGGGACGTCACGACGCCCCGCAGCTCGTCGCGAGAGAGGTCCATGTCGCGGCACATCTCGTCCAGTCCGCGCGGCGCCGGCTTCTCGATCATCCATGCGTGCGTCTCGCGGGCATGCTTGTCCGCGAGGTCCAGGGCGGCGATCAGCTCGCTCTGACGCCCCTCGATCCGCTGCCGCTCCGTGGACGCGACCGAGTCCGCCACGGCGGGCGTCGCCTCCGCGATCCGCCGGAGCGATGCGTGCAGCGTCGTGAGCTCGCGCGCGACGGTGCCGATCTCGTTTCCGAACTGCTGGATCTCCTTCCCCTGCGCGTCACCGGGCTTGATTTCCGAGTCGCTCGCGATGGCGCTCATCCTGCGTTCGGCATCCTGCAGCCGGTCGCACATCTGCTCGATGGCCTTGTTCGTGTCGCGCAGCTCCATCCGCGTCTTGTGATGCGCCATCCAGTCCGAGAACTCCTCGGTCGAGATCATGACCTGGTCGACGCGACTCAGGAACAGAGCCGGAGCGGGCGAAGGCGTCGCGGGCGGGGATTCCTTCCCCACCGCCGGCGCCGCGATCGCGAGAACGGCCGCGAGGAGCGACACCGTGAGGACGATCGATTTCATGGCTCCCCCTTTCGGGCCGCGTGCGCGGCCCCCTTGCGAGAGGACGGAGCTGCAACCGCCGTGCCGCCCCCCACGGGGCCACGGCGGGGTCTTCGGGGATCGTCCAACGCGCGTGGCGCGAAGCGCTTGGGAAGGCACCGCTCCCGCCGTCCGGCGGCGGCGCGCCGATCGCGGCGCCGCGGGCCTGACACGCTGTCAGACGGACGCGGAACGACCTGACAGCGCCTTCCGCGCATCGAGTGCGGGCGTCGAGGGGCACCGGGGCCGGTGTCCGCGCCGCTACCAAGGGACCATGTCGCGCGAGCGCCCGGCTCCGTTAGAGTGGTGGGGATGCGATTCCCGGCCGAGCCGTTCCGGATCAAGGTGGTCGAGCCGCTCCGCTACGTGTCGCGCGAGGAGCGCGCGGAGCTTCTCGAGAAAGCGGGTCTCAACCTGTTCGCGGTTCCCGCCGACTCGATCTACATCGACCTGCTCACCGACTCGGGAACCTCCGCCATGAGCGACGCGCAGTGGTCGGGGCTCATGATGGGCGACGAGTCGTACGCCGGGAGCAAGAACTTCTACAACCTCGAGCGCACCGTGCGCGAGCTCACCGGCTACAAGCACGTGATCCCGACGCACCAGGGCCGCATGGCCGAGCACCTCCTCTTCTCGTCGGTGCTGAAGCCCGGCCAGATCGTCCCGAACAACAGCCACTTCGACACGACGCGCGCGAACGTCGAGGCTCAGGGCGCCGAGGCGCTCGACCTGGTGATCCCCGAGGGCCAGGATCCCGACGCCGACCACCCCTTCAAGGGGAATATGGATGTCGCCCGGCTCGAGCGCCTGCTGAGCGAGAAGGGCCGGTCGAACGTTCCGCTGGTCATGCTCACCGTCACCAACAATTCGGGCGGCGGGCAGCCGGTCTCGCTCGCGAACGTGCGCGCGGTGCGCGAGGTCTGCGACCGCCACGGCGTGCCCCTTTTCCTGGACGCGTGCCGTTTCGCCGAGAACGCCTGGTTCATCCAGGAGCGCGAGCCGGGATGCGCCGGCAAGTCGGTCCGCCAGATCGCGCGGGAGCTGTTCGACCTCGCCGCGGGCTGCACGATGAGCGCGAAGAAGGACGGACTCGTGAACATCGGCGGCTTCCTGGCGTTCCAGGCGGACGCGCTCGAGAGCACGGTGACGAACCTGCTCCTGCGCGTCGAGGGCTTCCCCACCTACGGGGGACTCGCCGGACGCGACCTCGAGGGGATGGCGCGAGGGCTCTCCGAGGTGCTCGACGAGGACTACCTGGGCTTTCGCATCCACCAGGTGCGCGAGCTCGGAACGATGCTGATGGAAGGCGGCGTGCCGATCGTCAAGCCGGTGGGCGGCCATGCGGTCTACATCGACGCGCGGCGCTTCCTCCCGCACGTGCCGCAATCGCGCTTTCCGGGGCAGGCCCTGGTGGTCGCCCTCTACCGCGACTACGGCATCCGCGGCGTCGAGGTCGGAAGCCTCATGTTCGGCCACAAGGATCCGGCCACGGGCGAGGACGTCTTCCCCACGCTCGACCTGGTTCGCCTCGCCGTCCCGCGGCGGGTCTACACCTACGAGCAGATGCGGTACGTGGCCCAGTCGGTCGTGGAGATCTATCGCCACCGGGAGACGCTGCGCGGCTTGC includes the following:
- a CDS encoding glycosyltransferase; amino-acid sequence: MEYTPVVVFSHLRWNSVFQRPHHIMTRLAQRRDILFVEEPVTNGAVAGLEVMRVAPRVRVVQPHLPVEGPGFGPRQERILSAQLARFLEREGYERFAAWLYTPMAVSVAQGLQPTAIIYDCMDELSHFLHAPAGIREREQELFECADAVFTGGPSLYRAKQRLHPYVHCFPSSVDVKHFASAASVPEVRAQARLPRPRFGFFGVIDERMDLDILRHLAAERPEWTFVMVGPVAKIDRSALPWGANLRYMGQQPYHDLPGYLAGWDVCLMPFAKNEATRFISPTKVLEYMAADRPIVSTSIEDVAEPYRDIVFLGDGPEGFLEACERALAQSEAERASRRARAREVLAGTSWDETVDRMDAILRRVAGDSTHREAPAYPAASARSIA
- a CDS encoding FAD-dependent oxidoreductase, whose product is MTPRTAVVLGAGPTGLSAALTLGDEAVLVERESRVGGCCRSIVSGGFTFDHAGHIMFSNDPYVHDLYRLLLGDNVHWQEREAWIYSKGVHTRYPFQGALYGLPNQVIKECLVGAIEARFGPLRPPDAKTLKPMTCAAAEGNGNGHANGNGHSNGHGNGHANGHVNGHANGHANGHGRLTGGDVKDCCADGILEAEAPLAAPEALAAAEGAPWTEPRSFEEFIYRVWGSGIAKHFAIPYNRKLWKVPLDQMETSWLGGRVPLPDLEEMIDGALSPVPKPMGPNARFGYPLRGGFQALMDGFLPRLRADLRLETEAVRLCPSKRMAWLSDGSTLEYETLISTIPLPRLVRLLGPEAPSAVRDAAAGLRHLSVRCVNLGVGRPDLTEKHWIYYPEDTVFHRIFVQGNASPHCNPPGGFGLTCEITYSGDHPLPADGEALTERCIADCRRVGLIGDEDPIWTACQADLPYAYVIYDHERRERVEHIRAWLLERDIFLAGRFSEWEYYNSDHAFIAGRNAALKACERREERRALTRRPGRPAPGTERAPMTL
- a CDS encoding glycoside hydrolase family 2 TIM barrel-domain containing protein, with product MNERDEIAAHPRPQRRRPWWRSLDGPWEFALETTAVWEMPEDVRWSGTIEVPFAPEAPASGIGDDGFHEACWYRRTLEVPKLDPGERLLLHFNAVDYAASIWANGCRVAFHEGGYTPFVADLTEFAAHAPVTIVVRAHDDPHDLAKPRGKQDWEREPHSIWYPRTSGIWQSVWLERVPETSIDSLRWTPNLERWEIGLEARIDGRSRDDLRLRVEMRANDLLIADDMYAVVSGEVNRKIAFSDPGIDDYRNALLWSPHSPTLIDARLQLIDATGRVIDRVDSYTALRSITTEGRTVLLNGRPYPLQMVLDQGYWPGSGLTAPSVEALRKDVELAKAMGFNGVRKHQKIEDERYYFWADCLGLLVWVEMPSAYRFTTRSIERVTREWLEVLRRDYSHPCVMAWVPFNESWGVPNLPEVPAQRHFVQSLYSLTKTVDPTRPVVGNDGWESSATDIIGIHDYDDQPERIAARYRSDEDLPSLFQRHRPGGRALALAGHPHEGMPIMLSEFGGIAFSAKRAPYWGYSCAAAPEDLSARYKALLDVVRASPALAGFCYTQFSDTYQEANGLLDADRMPKIPIEQIADATRGPRVPRHQAEQQKRVERGAPGSQHDAAAP
- a CDS encoding tryptophanase, yielding MRFPAEPFRIKVVEPLRYVSREERAELLEKAGLNLFAVPADSIYIDLLTDSGTSAMSDAQWSGLMMGDESYAGSKNFYNLERTVRELTGYKHVIPTHQGRMAEHLLFSSVLKPGQIVPNNSHFDTTRANVEAQGAEALDLVIPEGQDPDADHPFKGNMDVARLERLLSEKGRSNVPLVMLTVTNNSGGGQPVSLANVRAVREVCDRHGVPLFLDACRFAENAWFIQEREPGCAGKSVRQIARELFDLAAGCTMSAKKDGLVNIGGFLAFQADALESTVTNLLLRVEGFPTYGGLAGRDLEGMARGLSEVLDEDYLGFRIHQVRELGTMLMEGGVPIVKPVGGHAVYIDARRFLPHVPQSRFPGQALVVALYRDYGIRGVEVGSLMFGHKDPATGEDVFPTLDLVRLAVPRRVYTYEQMRYVAQSVVEIYRHRETLRGLRLVYEAPVLRHFTARLAPVEPEPAPVR